A single window of Lytechinus variegatus isolate NC3 chromosome 8, Lvar_3.0, whole genome shotgun sequence DNA harbors:
- the LOC121419560 gene encoding tripartite motif-containing protein 45-like — MATLEHTVSRGLQCPVCLSFLNDPKQLSCSHTFCQKCIRNILACSLQNDTLTCPLCRIKTNVADGNVANLKTNVPVKSLVDAIRNSKQLCEMCDEQSRATHFCCDCGKNVCNACLQDHNTWKPNLKHKVVRVEDIREGRVVLKKKVYCQEEVHQSEEYECSDVCTTCKKLICLRCRMLYHEKKGHDVKDIREYNSSFKKSSELLQGLGKTKATRVKNHMTCIDNQIKRVNDHINAENLKLDKICAEAIKKIKERNATLKMQLDDQREELCKSLSNMKNDDERLDRSIESAIELVSNTLKAPLEGDVVAIRDSLSSELRNVLDRDDPKEKVAIDVGDHAEELTFTPSCDHSALLMGELWVVNCEPAKCNVLLTKKDSMNGIAATKNGTMAVGSRFGGIEIFSSDGHLQKTVLKDVENWGVGFLSDGRYVVRDAHNKISLYTSNEEKQDVSFKTIGKSEGGQGGLTVDSNDVIYVSYRDANKIQVFSPSGGKAVREIPCDGCEQITNYGDSLIVKQFRNVIIRIDKNGGVMHKLTKPVGNNLFAAVSKNNTILIASVIYEDGLLNIDEYTGKLKHIKTLLYGYKIEKTERKWQYIRQVQSGEIAFCTTDSLYIFN; from the coding sequence ATGGCGACACTTGAGCACACCGTTTCGCGCGGTTTACAGTGTCCAGTTTGTTTGAGTTTTCTAAATGATCCCAAACAACTATCATGTTCACATACGTTTTGTCAAAAATGTATCCGAAATATCCTAGCGTGCTCTTTACAGAATGATACTTTAACTTGTCCATTATGTCGAATCAAAACAAATGTCGCGGATGGAAATGTTGCCAATCTTAAAACTAATGTACCTGTGAAGTCACTTGTTGATGCCATCAGGAATAGTAAACAGCTCTGTGAAATGTGTGACGAGCAATCAAGAGCCACACACTTCTGTTGCGATTGTGGTAAGAACGTGTGTAACGCATGTCTGCAAGATCATAATACATGGAAACCTAATCTTAAACATAAAGTAGTGAGGGTTGAAGACATCAGAGAGGGTAGGGTAGTCTTAAAGAAAAAGGTTTACTGTCAAGAAGAAGTACACCAATCAGAAGAGTACGAATGCTCTGACGTATGCACGACATGTAAGAAGCTTATTTGTTTGAGATGTCGCATGCTCTACCACGAGAAAAAAGGCCACGATGTGAAAGATATTAGAGAGTACAATTCGTCTTTCAAAAAGAGCTCTGAATTACTTCAGGGTTTAGGAAAGACAAAAGCTACAAGAGTCAAGAATCATATGACCTGTATTGATAATCAAATCAAACGTGTCAATGATCACATTAATGCGGAAAATTTGAAGCTTGACAAGATTTGTGCAGAAgctatcaagaaaataaaagagaggaaTGCTACCTTGAAAATGCAACTAGACGATCAGAGAGAAGAATTATGCAAGAGTTTAAgtaatatgaaaaatgatgatgagAGGTTGGATAGGAGCATTGAGAGTGCGATAGAATTGGTGAGTAATACTTTGAAAGCCCCACTAGAAGGAGATGTTGTAGCAATTCGTGATTCATTGTCTAGTGAATTGAGGAATGTATTAGACAGAGATGATCCAAAGGAAAAGGTTGCTATTGATGTAGGTGATCATGCAGAAGAACTGACGTTTACACCAAGCTGCGATCATAGTGCATTATTAATGGGGGAACTATGGGTTGTGAATTGCGAGCCCGCGAAATGCAATGTATTGCTCACAAAGAAAGATAGTATGAATGGCATTGCGGCTACAAAGAATGGTACAATGGCTGTTGGGTCAAGATTTGGAGGAATTGAAATCTTCTCTTCTGATGGTCATCTACAGAAGACAGTCCTGAAAGATGTAGAAAATTGGGGAGTAGGATTCCTCTCTGATGGTCGTTATGTTGTACGTGATGCACACAATAAGATATCACTGTACACATCAAATGAAGAGAAGCAGGATGTATCATTCAAAACTATAGGTAAAAGTGAAGGTGGACAAGGAGGTCTCACTGTAGACAGCAATGATGTGATCTATGTTAGCTACAGGGACGCTAATAAGATCCAGGTATTCTCACCATCAGGTGGGAAGGCTGTCAGGGAGATTCCGTGCGATGGATGTGAACAAATCACAAATTATGGTGATTCATTAATCGTTAAGCAGTTTAGGAATGTAATAATACGTATTGATAAAAACGGTGGTGTAATGCATAAATTAACGAAACCAGTGGGAAATAACCTGTTTGCTGCTGTGAGTAAAAACAATACAATCCTGATTGCCTCTGTAATATACGAGGACGGTCTACTCAATATTGATGAGTACACCGGTAAACTGAAACACATCAAGACTCTTCTATATGGTTACAAGATTGAGAAAACGGAGAGGAAATGGCAATACATAAGACAGGTTCAATCAGGAGAGATAGCTTTCTGCACAACGGACAGCCTCTACATATTCAACTAG